tgcgatgtcgctaccttcatatcccgaatgaatcaccgaagaaagcattttattgttttagtaGATTCATGGAAGTATTTTTGAACCGCTTGTTTAAATCGTACTAAAGCGTTTTCTGTTCAGTCTATGAGATTAGTGCTTTCAATGACATCACTGGGCCGGGCTGTCCTTGGTCTCTGGGCAGACAGCTTCTTTTGCTGGATGGTACGTTCTCTTCGAATCTTGGCTTTCTCGTGCTTATCAACCAGAAGAAGCTTGTCTCTTTCAGctgaaaatatatgcatttgtaggagattgatgtacatgtatataaaatattgaaacgtGTGATATAAGGCCAGTAGTATTGTATCTGCTATATTTGATACATACCCTTCCATTTTTCATAGTCCTCGCCCCCAACTGGAACCAGAACCCACCTAACGTTGATTGGAGGAAGCTTGGGTACAGTTGACTTGTACCTGATATCGAAGGCCACGCCCCCTTTCTTTTGTACGACCTTTAAAATTGGACTCTCAGGGATATCATCGGCGCGAGGTTTTTTTGACATTAGGTTCTGTACAAAACATCATCCATGGCAGGGGCTTGGTCTGGATGTTGTCTTCTACTTGTACCAGCTCCTTGATCTCATCTTCCAGCGTAATGTAGGCCCTCGCCTCTTCTTCCAACATGACATCGACTTTGTCTCTCTTTCCTATACAACTCTATAGATAAGCTCCATTGTCTTCTTACTTGCCAGACAGTTAacgttagaaccattttaacaagaccttggactttcggttggacgttgctatctatttcttgcgtcaaagcAAGTttaaatgacgcggtttcaaacgaaatatgcaccgattgcgtagtcttggctcaaaagccagacaaatcttgttgatttcaaaaggccatggctgagtggcaaACAATGATAtcgacaggcctacgtcacattgaaAATGGTTCTAGGATAGCTAGGTAAGACCAATATATAGTGACGTCATTTACTTGTGACGTTAAACCATCACAAAGGAATGACGTCACTATGCCATAACGCCATTGTTCCACAACATATCGTACTATTTTCAAGTTGTCAGACAAGCGATCAGCAACAAAATGGGTCTTGTCCAGAGTTGTATGGGCAAGAGAAACAACAGAGTCGATGTTATGTCAGAAGAAGAGGCGAAGGCCTACAGTAAGATGGAAGAGGAGATCAAGAAGGAGCTGGTAG
The nucleotide sequence above comes from Magallana gigas chromosome 2, xbMagGiga1.1, whole genome shotgun sequence. Encoded proteins:
- the LOC136272942 gene encoding uncharacterized protein, which gives rise to MSKKPRADDIPESPILKVVQKKGGVAFDIRYKSTVPKLPPINVRWVLVPVGGEDYEKWKAERDKLLLVDKHEKAKIRRERTIQQKKLSAQRPRTARPSDVIESTNLID